A stretch of Janibacter endophyticus DNA encodes these proteins:
- a CDS encoding CsbD family protein yields the protein MGIGDKIDNAKDQAIGKGKQAVGDAKDDPNMQAEGQAQETKGDLKAAGEKVKDAFK from the coding sequence ATGGGTATCGGTGACAAGATCGACAACGCCAAGGACCAGGCCATCGGCAAGGGCAAGCAGGCCGTCGGCGACGCCAAGGACGACCCGAACATGCAGGCCGAGGGTCAGGCGCAGGAGACCAAGGGCGACCTCAAGGCCGCCGGCGAGAAGGTCAAGGACGCTTTCAAGTGA
- a CDS encoding DEAD/DEAH box helicase, with protein sequence MPTNKKPRWSAAQKAAAVKKSPKGPKKPFHRGQGPSEGAKGETRRPAKRPVRSEGGRFDDRPRRDDRPYGDRPARRDDRSYGDRPRRDDGPRRYDDRPARRDDRSFDDRPRRVSKDGTEFGGGKRWERRDDRRDDRRPARDDRPRRFERDERRPARDDRPRRFERDERRPARDDRGWERRDDRGGDRRDSRGDNRRFEGRGPRDERRGYRPRFDREQTGIEPQHDPEAERMEADTWVSAARTSRTGQVEVAEDNGFAALGLPERIVERLAREGITEPFPIQEATIPDALAGKDVLGRGQTGSGKTLAFGLPTITRLAGERSQPRRPRALILVPTRELAMQVSDSLEPLVHVMGLRHKLVAGGLSYTGQIAALDKGVDILIATPGRLVDLLDREAVILDSIEVTILDEADHMADMGFVPAVTRVLDEVPAGGQRLLFSATLDKGVDGLVQRYLVDPVTHSTNDVTASVDTMEHHILLIDPQHKKVITAELANREGRTVVFCRTKLGADRVARQLRESGVRAAALHGGLTQGARNKVLGAFRTGSIPVLVATDVAARGIHVDDVSVVLQADPPADHKDYLHRAGRTARAGEKGTVVTLALPHQRKTMERMAADAGLDARPVKTAPGDEVLEAAGATPVSGAPIDEADFRKLLDPRPARKHSGTGGPRGQRSGGYRGEGGPRREGGPRRDGGGYRGGSDRPRREGGYRDDRSSYRPARRDRD encoded by the coding sequence ATGCCCACGAACAAGAAGCCCCGCTGGTCCGCTGCCCAGAAGGCCGCCGCCGTCAAGAAGTCCCCGAAGGGTCCCAAGAAGCCGTTTCATCGCGGCCAGGGGCCGAGCGAGGGGGCGAAGGGGGAGACCCGTCGCCCCGCCAAGCGTCCGGTCCGTAGCGAGGGTGGTCGCTTCGACGACCGTCCCCGGCGCGACGACCGTCCGTACGGTGACCGACCGGCACGTCGTGACGACCGCTCCTACGGGGACCGCCCGCGTCGGGACGACGGCCCGCGCCGCTACGACGACCGCCCGGCCCGCCGGGACGACCGCTCCTTCGACGACCGGCCGCGCCGGGTGAGCAAGGACGGCACCGAGTTCGGCGGCGGCAAGCGCTGGGAGCGTCGGGACGACCGTCGTGACGACCGCCGGCCCGCCCGTGACGACCGTCCGCGCCGCTTCGAGCGCGACGAGCGCCGGCCCGCCCGGGACGACCGTCCGCGCCGCTTCGAGCGCGACGAGCGGCGTCCGGCCCGCGACGACCGTGGCTGGGAGCGTCGTGACGACCGCGGAGGCGACCGTCGCGACAGCCGCGGTGACAACCGTCGCTTCGAGGGTCGCGGCCCACGCGACGAGCGCCGCGGCTACCGCCCTCGCTTCGACCGGGAGCAGACCGGTATCGAGCCGCAGCACGACCCCGAGGCCGAGCGCATGGAGGCCGACACCTGGGTCTCGGCGGCCCGCACGAGCCGCACCGGCCAGGTCGAGGTCGCCGAGGACAACGGCTTCGCCGCGCTCGGCCTGCCCGAGCGCATCGTCGAGCGGCTCGCCCGGGAGGGCATCACCGAGCCCTTCCCGATCCAGGAGGCGACGATCCCCGACGCCCTCGCGGGCAAGGACGTCCTCGGTCGTGGCCAGACCGGCTCGGGCAAGACCCTCGCCTTCGGCCTGCCGACGATCACCCGCCTTGCCGGTGAGCGCTCGCAGCCGCGACGCCCGCGCGCGCTGATCCTCGTCCCGACCCGCGAGCTCGCGATGCAGGTGAGCGACTCGCTCGAGCCTCTCGTCCACGTCATGGGCCTACGCCACAAGCTCGTCGCCGGGGGACTGTCCTACACCGGGCAGATCGCCGCGCTCGACAAGGGCGTCGACATCCTCATCGCGACCCCCGGCCGTCTCGTCGACCTGCTCGACCGTGAGGCCGTCATCCTCGACTCCATCGAGGTGACCATCCTCGACGAGGCCGACCACATGGCCGACATGGGCTTCGTCCCGGCCGTGACCCGGGTCCTCGACGAGGTGCCGGCGGGCGGCCAGCGGCTGCTCTTCTCCGCGACCCTCGACAAGGGCGTCGACGGCCTCGTCCAGCGCTACCTCGTCGACCCGGTGACCCACTCGACGAACGACGTCACCGCCTCGGTCGACACGATGGAGCACCACATCCTGCTCATCGACCCGCAGCACAAGAAGGTCATCACCGCCGAGCTCGCCAACCGCGAGGGCCGCACGGTCGTCTTCTGCCGCACCAAGCTCGGCGCCGACCGCGTCGCCCGCCAGCTCCGCGAGTCCGGTGTCCGTGCCGCGGCGCTGCACGGCGGCCTGACCCAGGGCGCGCGCAACAAGGTCCTCGGGGCCTTCCGCACCGGCTCGATCCCGGTGCTCGTCGCGACGGACGTCGCCGCCCGCGGCATCCACGTCGACGACGTCTCCGTCGTCCTGCAGGCCGACCCGCCCGCCGACCACAAGGACTACCTCCACCGCGCCGGCCGCACCGCTCGTGCGGGGGAGAAGGGCACCGTCGTCACGCTGGCGCTCCCGCACCAGCGCAAGACGATGGAGCGGATGGCCGCCGACGCCGGGCTCGACGCCCGACCGGTCAAGACGGCTCCCGGCGACGAGGTCCTCGAGGCCGCGGGTGCGACACCGGTCAGCGGCGCGCCGATCGACGAGGCGGACTTCCGCAAGCTGCTCGACCCGCGCCCGGCCCGCAAGCACAGCGGCACCGGCGGCCCGCGTGGCCAGCGCAGCGGCGGCTACCGCGGCGAGGGTGGCCCGCGCCGCGAGGGTGGTCCGCGCCGCGACGGTGGCGGCTACCGCGGCGGCAGCGACCGCCCGCGCCGTGAGGGTGGCTACCGGGACGACCGGTCCTCCTACCGGCCGGCTCGCCGCGACCGCGACTGA
- the smpB gene encoding SsrA-binding protein SmpB, which translates to MAKDKNEGRKVIASNRKARHDYLIEDTYEAGIALMGTEVKALRMGRAALTDGFAIFYGDELYLEGVHIPEYVNGNWTNHTPRRRRKLLLHRHELDKIHAKIHASGRTIVPLSLYFVDGRAKVEIAVATGKKHYDKRHTLREQQDRREAERAVFGRGRED; encoded by the coding sequence GTGGCGAAGGACAAGAACGAGGGCCGCAAGGTCATCGCGAGCAACCGCAAGGCACGGCACGACTACCTCATCGAGGACACCTACGAGGCCGGCATCGCGCTCATGGGCACCGAGGTCAAGGCGCTGCGCATGGGCCGCGCGGCGCTCACCGACGGCTTCGCGATCTTCTACGGCGACGAGCTCTACCTCGAGGGAGTGCACATCCCCGAGTACGTCAACGGCAACTGGACCAACCACACGCCGCGCCGCCGCCGCAAGCTCCTGCTCCACCGGCACGAGCTCGACAAGATCCACGCGAAGATCCACGCGAGCGGGCGCACCATCGTGCCGCTCTCGCTGTACTTCGTCGACGGGCGGGCCAAGGTCGAGATCGCCGTCGCCACCGGCAAGAAGCACTACGACAAGCGGCACACGCTGCGCGAGCAGCAGGACCGCCGCGAGGCCGAGCGGGCGGTCTTCGGCCGGGGCCGGGAGGACTGA
- the ftsX gene encoding permease-like cell division protein FtsX gives MRPTNILVDAWQGLRRNKSIAVSVVLVTMISMYLLGVGVLAQRQVQTMKGHWYDRVQVSIYLCTETSSQPNCSQGAATEEQRATIEAQLEESKPLVKEVYFETEQEAFDRFREDYENSPLSKNIRVGDIPPSYRVQLSDPEQYETIASAFENAPGVASVPDLRKVFSSLFQAINIATAVMVALALLTLVSAVLLMATTIRQAAYTRRREIAIMKLVGASNSTIRTPFILETLIAGIVGTLLAIGLLWFSAWSLFDEYLIQESSGTAFISSAEVLVIAPFLLVLVAVLAIATSTVTLWRYLRV, from the coding sequence CGTGACGATGATCTCGATGTACCTGCTCGGCGTCGGCGTGCTCGCTCAGCGGCAGGTCCAGACGATGAAGGGGCACTGGTACGACCGCGTCCAGGTCTCCATCTACCTGTGCACCGAGACCTCGAGCCAGCCCAACTGCTCCCAGGGGGCTGCCACGGAGGAGCAGCGGGCGACCATCGAGGCGCAGCTCGAGGAGTCCAAGCCGCTCGTCAAGGAGGTCTACTTCGAGACCGAGCAGGAGGCCTTCGACCGTTTCCGGGAGGACTACGAGAACTCCCCGCTGAGCAAGAACATCCGGGTGGGTGACATCCCGCCGAGCTATCGGGTGCAGCTCAGCGACCCCGAGCAGTACGAGACGATCGCGTCCGCGTTCGAGAACGCGCCCGGGGTGGCGAGCGTGCCTGACCTGCGCAAGGTCTTCTCCAGCCTCTTCCAGGCGATCAACATCGCCACCGCGGTGATGGTGGCGCTCGCGCTGCTCACGCTCGTCAGCGCCGTCCTGCTCATGGCGACGACGATCCGTCAGGCCGCCTACACCCGGCGTCGCGAGATCGCGATCATGAAGCTCGTCGGGGCCAGCAACAGCACGATCCGCACCCCCTTCATCCTCGAGACGCTCATCGCCGGCATCGTCGGCACGCTGCTCGCCATCGGGCTGCTGTGGTTCTCGGCGTGGAGCCTCTTCGACGAGTACCTCATCCAGGAGTCGTCAGGCACGGCCTTCATCTCCAGCGCGGAGGTGCTCGTCATCGCGCCCTTCCTCCTCGTCCTCGTCGCGGTCCTCGCCATCGCGACCTCGACGGTGACGCTGTGGCGATACCTGCGGGTCTGA
- a CDS encoding DEAD/DEAH box helicase, with amino-acid sequence MSQHAASHLSPAFPERAAWGTAGALRAWQADALERYLTSAARDFLAVATPGAGKTTFALRVAAELLAKGEVDAVTVVAPTEHLKTQWADAAGRVGIHLDPKFSNTVGVTSRDYDGVAVTYAQVAANPAVHEGRTRASRTFVILDEIHHGGDNKSWGSAIRQAFEHGTRRLALTGTPFRSDTNPIPFVTYEYGDDGILRSSADYTYGYAQALADHVVRPVLFMAYGGGMRWRTRAGDEVAARLGEPMTKDVAAQAWRTALDPKGEWVPSVLQAADKRLTEVRRHVDDAGGLVIASNQTQARAYARILEQVTGEKPTLVLSDDPGSSARIETFAEGTQRWMVAVRMVSEGVDVPRLCVGVYATSTSTPLFFAQAVGRFVRARKRGETASVFLPSVPVILAHAGSMEVERDHALDRRKDADDEAPIWSEEEGLLAAANASEAASDDLQGQFEALESDAHFDHVLFDSKQFGLHAEVGSEDEQDYLGLPGLLEADQVHALLSERQTKQSAKTGRTRKQSEAAQPVSAHRALAAQRKELNKLVSAYAQKRGVPHANVHMDLRRSCGGPELASATSEQVTERIETIRRWFVGRR; translated from the coding sequence ATGAGTCAGCACGCCGCCTCCCACCTCTCACCCGCCTTCCCGGAGCGGGCGGCGTGGGGTACCGCCGGAGCCCTGCGGGCCTGGCAGGCCGACGCGCTGGAGCGCTACCTCACGAGCGCGGCCCGTGACTTCCTCGCCGTCGCGACCCCCGGCGCGGGCAAGACGACCTTCGCCCTCCGGGTGGCTGCCGAGCTGCTGGCGAAGGGGGAGGTCGACGCGGTCACCGTCGTCGCCCCGACCGAGCACCTCAAGACGCAGTGGGCCGACGCGGCCGGTCGCGTCGGGATCCACCTCGACCCGAAGTTCTCCAACACCGTCGGCGTGACGAGTCGTGACTACGACGGCGTCGCCGTCACCTACGCCCAGGTCGCGGCCAACCCCGCGGTCCACGAGGGACGCACCCGGGCGAGCCGGACCTTCGTCATCCTCGACGAGATCCACCACGGCGGCGACAACAAGTCGTGGGGCAGCGCGATCCGCCAGGCCTTCGAGCACGGCACCCGCCGGCTGGCCCTCACCGGGACGCCCTTCCGCTCCGACACCAACCCCATCCCCTTCGTCACCTACGAGTACGGCGACGACGGGATCCTGCGCTCGTCGGCCGACTACACCTACGGCTACGCCCAGGCGCTCGCCGACCACGTCGTGCGGCCGGTCCTCTTCATGGCGTACGGCGGTGGGATGCGCTGGCGCACCCGGGCCGGCGACGAGGTCGCCGCCCGCCTCGGGGAGCCGATGACCAAGGACGTCGCCGCGCAGGCCTGGCGCACCGCGCTGGACCCGAAGGGGGAGTGGGTCCCCTCGGTCCTCCAGGCCGCCGACAAGCGGCTCACCGAGGTGCGCCGCCACGTCGACGACGCCGGTGGGCTCGTCATCGCGAGCAACCAGACCCAGGCGCGCGCCTACGCGCGGATCCTCGAGCAGGTGACCGGCGAGAAGCCGACGCTCGTCCTCTCCGACGACCCGGGCAGCTCCGCGCGCATCGAGACCTTTGCCGAGGGGACGCAGCGCTGGATGGTCGCGGTCCGCATGGTCTCCGAAGGGGTGGACGTGCCCCGCCTGTGCGTCGGCGTGTACGCGACGTCGACGTCGACGCCGCTCTTCTTCGCCCAGGCCGTCGGCCGCTTCGTCCGGGCGCGCAAGCGGGGCGAGACCGCCTCGGTCTTCTTGCCGAGCGTCCCGGTGATCCTCGCCCACGCGGGCAGCATGGAGGTCGAGCGCGACCACGCCCTCGACCGCCGCAAGGACGCCGACGACGAGGCGCCGATCTGGTCCGAGGAGGAGGGTCTGCTCGCCGCGGCGAACGCGTCCGAGGCCGCGAGCGACGACCTCCAGGGTCAGTTCGAGGCGCTGGAGTCAGACGCGCACTTCGACCATGTGCTCTTCGACAGCAAGCAGTTCGGCCTGCACGCCGAGGTGGGCTCGGAGGACGAGCAGGACTACCTCGGACTCCCCGGCCTGCTCGAGGCCGACCAGGTGCACGCGCTCCTCAGCGAGCGGCAGACCAAGCAGTCGGCCAAGACCGGCCGGACACGCAAGCAGTCCGAGGCCGCCCAGCCGGTGTCGGCGCACCGCGCGCTCGCCGCGCAGCGCAAGGAGCTCAACAAGCTCGTCTCCGCCTACGCGCAGAAGAGGGGCGTCCCGCACGCCAACGTGCACATGGACCTGCGCCGCTCGTGCGGCGGCCCTGAGCTCGCGTCGGCCACGAGCGAGCAGGTCACCGAGCGGATCGAGACGATCCGGCGCTGGTTCGTCG
- a CDS encoding VanZ family protein, which produces MPRLLLHRRVLTGLLVVALAVHLYGLYDPTPTGGGLEINDKLVHGLLFGIPALLGVLRGAGGWWPLLLALHAPVSELVQARLLARRTGDPWDVVADLVGVALGWWLARAMRRRAVARRSEQTPSRW; this is translated from the coding sequence GTGCCCCGGCTCCTCCTCCACCGTCGCGTGCTCACGGGGCTGCTCGTCGTCGCGCTCGCGGTCCACCTCTACGGCCTCTACGACCCGACGCCGACCGGGGGCGGTCTCGAGATCAACGACAAGCTGGTCCATGGGCTGCTCTTCGGCATCCCGGCGCTGCTCGGTGTCCTCCGCGGGGCGGGGGGCTGGTGGCCGCTGCTGCTCGCGCTCCACGCGCCGGTGAGCGAGCTCGTCCAGGCGCGACTCCTCGCGAGGCGGACCGGCGACCCGTGGGACGTCGTCGCCGACCTCGTCGGGGTGGCCCTCGGCTGGTGGCTCGCCCGGGCGATGCGCCGCCGGGCCGTCGCCCGCCGGTCCGAGCAGACCCCTTCGCGCTGGTAG
- a CDS encoding DUF3039 domain-containing protein produces MSALQRPVMSTDPGNPGSLEEPGGTGTSTSVLERTETEATTQVQEPGDHERFSHYVRKEKILESALTGEPVTALCGKKWIPGRDPEKFPVCPECREIWQGLRDPQDGED; encoded by the coding sequence ATGAGCGCGCTGCAGCGACCCGTCATGAGCACCGACCCGGGCAACCCGGGGAGCCTCGAGGAGCCCGGCGGCACCGGGACCTCGACGAGCGTCCTCGAGCGCACGGAGACCGAGGCGACCACGCAGGTGCAGGAGCCGGGTGACCACGAGCGCTTCTCGCACTACGTGCGCAAGGAGAAGATCCTTGAGTCGGCGCTGACCGGCGAGCCGGTCACGGCGCTCTGCGGCAAGAAGTGGATCCCGGGCCGCGACCCGGAGAAGTTCCCCGTGTGCCCGGAGTGCCGGGAGATCTGGCAGGGTCTGCGCGACCCGCAGGACGGCGAGGACTGA
- the trxA gene encoding thioredoxin has protein sequence MTSPIDLDLDGFRSTVTEGGTVLVDFWATWCGPCRQFGPVFEEAAGKHEDITFAKVDIDENPELASMANVTSVPTLMAFREGILLHQSAGALPKAQLEELIVAVQGVDMDAVKAEIASRQEGEGTMEV, from the coding sequence ATGACTTCCCCCATCGACCTCGACCTCGACGGCTTCCGCAGCACCGTGACCGAGGGCGGCACCGTCCTCGTCGACTTCTGGGCGACGTGGTGCGGCCCGTGCCGACAGTTCGGCCCCGTCTTCGAGGAGGCCGCCGGCAAGCACGAGGACATCACCTTCGCCAAGGTGGACATCGACGAGAACCCCGAGCTCGCCTCGATGGCCAACGTCACGAGCGTGCCCACGCTCATGGCCTTCCGCGAGGGGATCCTCCTCCACCAGTCCGCCGGCGCCCTGCCCAAGGCCCAGCTCGAGGAGCTCATCGTCGCGGTCCAGGGCGTCGACATGGACGCCGTCAAGGCCGAGATCGCCTCGCGCCAGGAGGGCGAGGGGACGATGGAGGTCTGA
- a CDS encoding M23 family metallopeptidase, producing MCLGLGLASASTAADDPEDTKRKVDQQITSTQADLDHTSAQLRKAYDALEVTRTKLPAARAKAEQAAAAEIAAQSRYDDAAAALRVAEADEAKARKDIATTTARIAQAREHVAGFAGEVYQQQGLGDLAVALGAESPAEVVDRMVMADTVGGVQASSLNTLNTSRADLVTQQDRLEALRDKTRAARDEASARLGEAQTAKAGADRAQADLEGLESSQARQAQTLQQERTKERRRLEDLQGESVRLGRVLEERARKARIKAAQIKAAREAQERRIREARARASRSSSTTKDPNPAPPRSQGVLAAPVNAPVTSEFGLRFHPILHYWRLHAGRDYGGACGAPVYAAADGQIISAGTAGGYGLQVAIDHGVKRGVLLSTTYNHLQSFARTGGSVSRGQVIGYVGTTGTSTGCHLHFETYENGTAVDPRGWL from the coding sequence GTGTGCCTCGGCCTCGGCCTGGCGAGCGCGTCCACCGCCGCCGACGACCCCGAGGACACGAAGCGCAAGGTCGACCAGCAGATCACCTCGACGCAGGCCGACCTCGATCACACCTCGGCCCAGCTGCGCAAGGCCTACGACGCGCTCGAGGTGACCCGGACCAAGCTCCCGGCCGCCCGGGCCAAGGCAGAGCAGGCGGCCGCCGCCGAGATCGCCGCGCAGTCGCGCTACGACGACGCGGCAGCGGCCCTGCGCGTCGCCGAGGCCGACGAGGCCAAGGCACGCAAGGACATCGCGACGACGACCGCCCGGATCGCGCAGGCCAGGGAGCATGTCGCCGGGTTCGCCGGCGAGGTCTACCAGCAGCAGGGCCTTGGCGACCTCGCCGTCGCCCTCGGCGCCGAGTCGCCCGCCGAGGTCGTCGACCGGATGGTCATGGCGGACACCGTCGGCGGGGTGCAGGCCAGCTCGCTCAACACGCTCAACACCTCTCGCGCCGACCTCGTGACCCAGCAGGACCGGCTCGAGGCGCTCCGCGACAAGACCAGGGCGGCCCGCGACGAGGCCAGCGCCCGGCTCGGCGAGGCCCAGACCGCCAAGGCCGGGGCCGACCGCGCCCAGGCCGACCTCGAGGGGCTCGAGTCCAGCCAGGCCCGTCAGGCACAGACCCTCCAGCAGGAGCGGACCAAGGAGCGCAGGCGTCTGGAGGACCTCCAGGGCGAGTCGGTCCGGCTCGGCCGGGTCCTCGAGGAGCGCGCGCGCAAGGCCCGGATCAAGGCCGCTCAGATCAAGGCAGCCCGCGAGGCGCAGGAGCGACGCATCCGCGAGGCCCGCGCCCGTGCCAGCCGCTCGAGCAGCACGACGAAGGACCCCAACCCGGCGCCACCACGCAGCCAGGGCGTCCTCGCGGCGCCGGTCAACGCACCCGTCACCTCAGAGTTCGGGCTGCGCTTCCACCCGATCCTCCACTACTGGCGCCTGCACGCCGGGCGCGACTACGGGGGCGCCTGCGGGGCCCCGGTCTACGCGGCGGCCGACGGGCAGATCATCTCGGCGGGGACCGCGGGCGGCTACGGACTCCAGGTTGCCATCGACCACGGCGTCAAGCGGGGCGTCCTGCTCTCGACGACGTACAACCACCTCCAGTCCTTCGCCCGGACCGGCGGCAGCGTCTCGCGCGGGCAGGTCATCGGCTACGTCGGCACCACCGGGACCTCCACCGGCTGCCACCTCCACTTCGAGACCTACGAGAACGGCACCGCCGTCGACCCACGCGGCTGGCTCTGA
- a CDS encoding YqgE/AlgH family protein encodes MDSLAGRLLVSTPEITDGVFERSVVLLLAHDEQTAEGVVLNKPVQAPIDAVLPGWQDGASEPQMVFQGGPVQTDSAVGLVAVPGDGLPPEGVKRLFGAIGLVDLDTEQSQVWPSISALRIFAGYAGWGADQLADEIERGGWFVVDAEIGDVFDGEPATLWRRVLRRQRGLMAWVSTYPDDPSHN; translated from the coding sequence ATGGACAGCCTCGCGGGACGACTGCTCGTCAGCACCCCGGAGATCACCGACGGTGTCTTCGAGCGCAGCGTCGTCCTGCTGCTCGCGCACGACGAGCAGACCGCCGAGGGTGTCGTCCTCAACAAGCCCGTCCAGGCTCCGATCGACGCCGTCCTGCCAGGCTGGCAGGACGGCGCGAGCGAGCCGCAGATGGTCTTCCAGGGTGGACCCGTGCAGACCGACTCCGCGGTCGGCCTCGTCGCCGTGCCGGGTGATGGCCTTCCGCCCGAAGGGGTGAAGCGGCTCTTCGGGGCGATCGGCCTCGTCGACCTCGACACGGAGCAGTCCCAGGTGTGGCCGAGCATCAGCGCACTGCGGATCTTCGCCGGCTACGCCGGGTGGGGTGCTGACCAACTCGCCGACGAGATCGAGCGGGGTGGCTGGTTCGTCGTCGATGCCGAGATCGGCGACGTCTTCGACGGGGAGCCCGCGACGCTGTGGCGCCGGGTCCTGCGCCGCCAGCGCGGTCTCATGGCGTGGGTCTCGACCTACCCGGACGATCCGTCGCACAACTGA